Proteins from one Bradyrhizobium sp. CB82 genomic window:
- a CDS encoding ABC transporter substrate-binding protein, with protein MRYVEGDKQGLLRAASFQDGLEKAGWVAGRNIAVDYLWGMLDSGITERLRQRVPEVIAVNSSIGLREIELAAPEVPIVFIGVSEPVERGFVASLAHPGGNMTGFSHLEPTLGAKWLDLLKQVAPQVTRIAYIYNPNNPGTKVTFQSARAAAEEFSFNLLDTPVRDIAEIEAGIAGIAREPGGALLLPPDPLTTGHRKRIVELAARNRLPLVSALRSFADEGGLLAYGVSIPELFRQAAGYVDRILRGEKPANLPVQGPTRFELVINVKTAKALGLTVPPAPLAAADEVVE; from the coding sequence ATGCGATACGTCGAGGGCGACAAGCAAGGACTATTGCGCGCCGCTTCGTTCCAAGACGGATTGGAAAAGGCTGGATGGGTGGCCGGTCGCAACATCGCCGTCGATTATCTCTGGGGAATGCTGGACAGCGGAATCACAGAGCGGCTGCGGCAACGGGTGCCGGAGGTGATTGCAGTCAACAGCAGCATCGGCTTGCGTGAGATCGAGTTGGCGGCCCCCGAAGTGCCGATCGTGTTTATCGGCGTGAGCGAGCCGGTGGAGCGGGGTTTTGTGGCGAGCCTCGCGCATCCCGGCGGCAACATGACCGGTTTCTCGCATCTGGAGCCGACGCTCGGCGCGAAGTGGCTCGATCTACTCAAGCAGGTCGCGCCACAAGTGACTCGTATTGCATATATCTACAATCCCAATAATCCCGGCACCAAAGTTACCTTTCAATCGGCGCGGGCAGCGGCCGAAGAGTTCTCGTTCAACTTACTCGATACGCCGGTGCGCGATATCGCGGAGATCGAGGCGGGTATCGCGGGAATTGCCCGAGAGCCGGGTGGCGCGTTGCTTCTGCCGCCCGATCCCCTGACGACGGGGCACCGCAAACGCATCGTCGAGCTGGCGGCGCGCAATCGGCTGCCGCTCGTATCCGCGTTGCGTTCCTTTGCCGACGAGGGGGGTCTCTTGGCCTATGGCGTCTCCATCCCGGAGCTGTTCCGGCAGGCCGCAGGGTATGTCGACCGTATCCTGCGCGGTGAGAAACCTGCGAACCTGCCGGTGCAGGGACCGACCCGATTCGAGCTGGTGATCAACGTCAAGACGGCAAAAGCCCTCGGACTCACTGTGCCGCCTGCCCCGCTCGCAGCCGCCGACGAAGTAGTCGAATAG
- a CDS encoding DUF6680 family protein: MAALDWRSSAGHFGEMNIYTWAVVLATIVGPFAAVITRWNDQRREARNRLLHVCRVLMATQRSKVSQDHDAASISSKSSFGVKPVIEVPLL, from the coding sequence TTGGCAGCCCTTGATTGGCGGTCAAGCGCCGGGCACTTTGGCGAGATGAATATCTATACTTGGGCAGTGGTGCTCGCAACGATAGTCGGCCCGTTCGCGGCCGTTATCACGCGCTGGAATGATCAGCGCCGGGAGGCTCGCAACAGACTGCTGCACGTCTGCCGGGTGCTGATGGCTACCCAGCGCTCAAAAGTGTCCCAAGATCATGATGCCGCATCAATCTCGTCGAAGTCGAGTTTCGGAGTTAAACCGGTCATCGAGGTGCCGTTGCTCTAG
- a CDS encoding nuclear transport factor 2 family protein — protein sequence MFADLNRYAATMHFVGQRTIFSLNGDRATGEAYCIAHHLTMDGEKRRMMVAYLRYLDAFVKIDGAWLFAERLLYVDWLEERGLS from the coding sequence GTGTTCGCAGACCTGAATCGGTACGCCGCCACGATGCATTTCGTCGGGCAGCGCACGATCTTCAGCCTGAATGGCGATCGCGCAACGGGCGAAGCCTACTGCATTGCGCATCACCTCACGATGGACGGGGAAAAGCGACGCATGATGGTCGCCTATCTGCGCTACCTCGACGCCTTCGTGAAGATCGACGGCGCGTGGTTGTTCGCCGAACGTCTGCTCTACGTCGACTGGCTGGAGGAGCGCGGCCTTTCATAA
- a CDS encoding alpha-amylase family glycosyl hydrolase has product MSNAPHNWWKSAAIYEIALVSFQDSNGDGKGDLSGLLSRIEYLKWLGIDAVWLTPIYKSPFRDFGYDISDYCAIDPVFGSLDDIDRLIAELHDADVRLILDLVPNHTSSEHAWFAESHRSRDNAKADWYIWADPSETGSPPNNWLSRFGGSAWEWCEARGQYYYHSFLVEQPDLNWRSAEVRAAIADVMRFWLDRGIDGFRVDASAVLIKDALLRDNPPNPEKKNKPPTQRLTPVFTDDRPETMRCIEFIREVLDDYDDRLLCGEVQGKIDRIGHFYGTERPRLHLPFSFALLDSHWDALSLQAAVDAYLNALPQGAWPVWVIGGHDKQRIASKVGPDQMRVLAMLLMTLKGTPFFYMGDEIGRERVTIPSDRVHDPFEKLVKGFGLCRDPERAPMRWDATPTGGFTSGDPWLPLEANGTPNVDQQRRDEHSILQLFRRLLALRRANACLQHGEYQAIRSRNDILAFRRVLGESELLIALNVSAEPRKWEWEGFGSVLLSTHLDRPAEASPRTSLLLRGNEGVVIELHKP; this is encoded by the coding sequence ATGAGTAATGCTCCCCATAATTGGTGGAAATCTGCTGCGATCTATGAGATCGCACTGGTCTCTTTTCAGGATTCCAATGGAGACGGTAAGGGCGATCTGTCGGGCCTTCTGTCCAGAATTGAGTATCTCAAATGGCTTGGCATTGATGCTGTTTGGTTGACACCGATCTACAAGAGCCCTTTTCGCGACTTCGGCTACGACATTAGCGACTACTGCGCTATCGACCCCGTATTTGGCAGTCTCGATGACATCGACCGCCTGATTGCAGAGCTGCACGATGCGGACGTACGGCTCATTCTCGATCTGGTGCCCAATCACACGTCCAGCGAACATGCCTGGTTCGCTGAAAGCCATAGATCGCGCGATAATGCAAAGGCAGACTGGTATATCTGGGCCGACCCGTCGGAGACGGGGAGCCCGCCGAACAATTGGCTGAGCCGATTTGGTGGCAGCGCTTGGGAATGGTGCGAGGCGAGAGGCCAGTATTACTACCATTCGTTCCTCGTCGAGCAGCCCGATTTGAACTGGCGTAGTGCAGAAGTGCGCGCGGCAATCGCGGATGTTATGCGGTTTTGGCTGGATCGCGGCATCGACGGCTTTCGGGTCGATGCCAGCGCTGTCCTGATCAAGGACGCCCTGCTCCGCGACAATCCACCCAATCCCGAAAAGAAGAACAAGCCGCCCACGCAACGCTTGACACCTGTGTTCACCGATGATCGGCCCGAGACGATGCGATGCATCGAGTTCATTCGCGAGGTGCTGGACGATTATGATGACAGGCTGTTGTGCGGCGAGGTTCAGGGCAAGATTGACCGGATTGGCCACTTCTACGGCACGGAACGGCCGCGCCTTCACTTACCGTTTAGCTTCGCGTTGCTCGATTCTCATTGGGACGCACTTTCGCTGCAGGCAGCAGTCGACGCATATCTCAACGCCTTGCCCCAGGGGGCGTGGCCCGTCTGGGTGATTGGCGGACACGACAAGCAGCGCATAGCCAGCAAGGTCGGGCCAGATCAGATGCGCGTACTGGCGATGTTGCTGATGACGCTCAAGGGCACGCCGTTCTTTTACATGGGCGATGAGATCGGCCGCGAGCGGGTTACCATCCCGTCTGATCGCGTTCACGATCCCTTCGAAAAGCTCGTCAAAGGCTTCGGTCTTTGTCGAGATCCCGAGCGCGCACCAATGCGATGGGATGCCACCCCCACCGGCGGATTTACCTCGGGTGATCCGTGGCTGCCGCTGGAGGCCAACGGCACGCCGAATGTAGACCAGCAACGACGCGACGAGCATTCGATCCTGCAACTGTTTCGGCGATTGCTCGCGCTACGACGGGCGAATGCCTGTTTGCAGCACGGCGAGTATCAGGCGATCCGGTCGCGCAATGACATCCTGGCATTCAGGCGCGTCCTCGGCGAAAGTGAACTGTTGATTGCGCTCAACGTCTCTGCCGAACCGCGAAAGTGGGAATGGGAGGGGTTCGGTAGCGTGCTGTTGTCTACGCATTTAGATCGGCCGGCCGAAGCTTCACCGCGCACGTCGCTGCTTCTGCGTGGCAATGAAGGCGTGGTTATCGAACTCCATAAGCCGTGA
- a CDS encoding IS256 family transposase, which yields MTRDITPAGWPATGAVDEAFAEVRASFDRFCLAAGIEALGTMMEADVTAACGPRHGRDAARRAHRWGRTRGRIGFHGGKIEVERPRVRGVDGREVTIPSWETAAEEDWLGRWAMNLMLINVSTRRFGRAVRLPEGDVPAPPGSGVSKSAASRRFVALSAARLADFMAADLSALDLLVVQIDGLHLGDDLVLVAAIGVDGEGNKHPLALVEGATENAATVQALLDNLVSRGLDPTVPRLFIADGAKALSKAIRRTFGSAAAIQRCQIHKARNIMERLPKEHHAATRRVLRQAWELDDADKAEKLIRNLARRLDQQWPGVAASILEGLDEILTVVRLKLPKELRRSLACTNIAENMMGTIRRVTRNIKRWRDAGMALRWVAAGMIEANKGFRRLKAHKQLSVLRAALQARHNRMTINPVAHVTRAA from the coding sequence ATGACGAGAGATATCACACCGGCTGGTTGGCCGGCGACCGGGGCTGTGGACGAAGCGTTTGCAGAAGTGCGGGCGAGCTTCGATCGGTTCTGCCTTGCGGCAGGGATCGAGGCGCTCGGCACGATGATGGAGGCGGATGTCACGGCGGCCTGCGGGCCGCGCCACGGTCGCGACGCGGCGCGGCGGGCGCACCGTTGGGGCCGAACGCGGGGACGGATCGGCTTCCACGGCGGCAAGATCGAGGTCGAGCGCCCGCGGGTCCGGGGCGTGGACGGCCGCGAGGTCACGATCCCGAGCTGGGAAACGGCGGCGGAGGAGGACTGGCTCGGTCGCTGGGCGATGAACCTGATGCTGATCAATGTGTCGACGCGCCGGTTCGGCCGCGCTGTCCGGCTGCCCGAGGGTGACGTGCCGGCACCGCCCGGATCGGGGGTTTCGAAGTCGGCGGCCTCGCGGAGGTTCGTAGCGCTGTCGGCGGCGCGGCTGGCCGACTTCATGGCTGCCGATCTGTCCGCGCTCGACCTTCTGGTGGTCCAAATCGACGGGCTGCATCTCGGCGACGATCTCGTGCTGGTGGCCGCGATCGGGGTTGACGGCGAAGGCAACAAGCATCCGCTGGCGCTGGTGGAAGGGGCGACCGAGAACGCCGCAACGGTTCAGGCCCTGCTGGACAACCTGGTCTCGCGCGGGCTCGACCCGACGGTGCCAAGACTGTTCATCGCCGACGGCGCGAAGGCGTTGTCGAAGGCGATCCGCCGCACCTTCGGTTCGGCCGCTGCGATCCAGCGCTGCCAGATCCACAAGGCGCGCAACATCATGGAACGCCTGCCGAAAGAGCATCATGCGGCCACCCGTCGGGTGCTGCGCCAGGCCTGGGAGCTCGATGACGCCGACAAGGCTGAAAAATTGATCCGCAATCTCGCGCGTCGACTCGACCAGCAATGGCCCGGCGTAGCGGCCAGCATCCTCGAAGGCCTCGACGAAATCCTGACTGTCGTCCGGTTGAAGCTGCCGAAGGAGCTTCGTCGATCGCTCGCTTGTACCAACATCGCCGAGAACATGATGGGCACCATTCGCCGCGTCACGCGCAACATCAAACGCTGGCGGGATGCCGGCATGGCCTTGCGATGGGTCGCGGCCGGCATGATCGAGGCCAACAAGGGCTTCCGACGATTGAAGGCGCATAAGCAATTGTCGGTTTTGCGTGCGGCCCTTCAAGCTCGCCACAATCGCATGACGATCAACCCCGTTGCCCACGTCACGAGGGCCGCGTAA
- a CDS encoding caspase family protein, which translates to MKPRRLLIYVLCLIVSAMFADAAAAERRVALVIGISAYTNAPTLPNTGNDAKAIAALFKSIGFDVVISRNDLGVVDFKRTVRDFLITAEDADVAVVYYAGHGIEIGGMNYLIPMDARLSHDYDVEDEAIALDRIIWALQPVRRLRLILLDACRDNPFAAKLRSASRSPTRGGLAKLDEISADTLVAFAAKAGSISYDGDGGNSPYATALLRHLAEPGVDVRIALGRVRDEVITMTGGRQEPFIYGSLGGATISLVPQLGAANVAPVSPPLARPPVPAPAPPKPVVVNPPPPSAPPAVKAELPKPPLPAQPTPDTDPCVRDEARLARLRANPAPDEITNFQREVACKRLRPQVQRLFESIVGNTALPSGGNAAPQPAPKQQAQNESVRSEDTCTRDMARLLSVRAEPTLEAITKFERELGCERLRSQLLRLRESVAP; encoded by the coding sequence ATGAAACCGCGCCGGCTCTTGATCTACGTCCTCTGCCTCATCGTCAGCGCGATGTTCGCCGATGCGGCCGCAGCGGAGCGTCGGGTCGCGCTGGTGATCGGAATCTCCGCCTATACGAATGCACCGACGCTGCCCAATACCGGCAACGACGCCAAAGCGATCGCAGCGCTGTTCAAATCTATCGGTTTCGACGTCGTCATTTCGCGCAACGATCTGGGCGTCGTCGACTTCAAGCGCACTGTGCGCGATTTTCTCATTACTGCAGAGGACGCCGATGTCGCGGTGGTCTATTACGCCGGCCACGGCATCGAGATCGGCGGTATGAATTATCTGATACCGATGGATGCCAGGCTGAGCCACGACTACGACGTCGAGGATGAGGCTATCGCGCTCGATCGCATCATCTGGGCGCTGCAACCGGTGCGCCGCCTGCGTTTGATACTCCTCGACGCCTGCCGCGACAACCCGTTTGCGGCCAAGCTGCGGTCCGCAAGCCGCTCGCCGACCAGAGGCGGGCTTGCGAAGCTTGATGAAATCAGTGCCGATACGCTGGTGGCCTTCGCGGCGAAGGCCGGCTCGATTTCCTATGACGGCGACGGCGGGAACAGTCCCTATGCAACCGCGCTGCTCCGGCACCTTGCCGAGCCCGGTGTCGACGTTCGGATCGCGCTTGGCCGCGTGCGCGATGAGGTTATCACTATGACCGGTGGACGGCAGGAGCCGTTCATCTATGGCTCTCTCGGCGGCGCAACCATCTCCTTAGTGCCGCAGTTGGGTGCAGCAAATGTCGCGCCGGTATCGCCGCCCCTGGCCCGTCCGCCAGTTCCGGCGCCGGCCCCGCCGAAGCCGGTCGTGGTCAATCCACCGCCGCCAAGCGCGCCACCGGCGGTGAAGGCGGAACTGCCCAAGCCGCCGCTTCCCGCGCAGCCGACCCCCGATACGGACCCCTGTGTCCGCGACGAAGCGAGACTGGCGCGTCTGCGCGCCAACCCTGCGCCGGACGAAATCACCAACTTCCAACGCGAGGTCGCCTGCAAGCGCCTGCGTCCACAAGTACAGCGTCTGTTTGAGAGTATTGTTGGCAATACCGCTCTGCCTTCTGGCGGAAATGCGGCGCCGCAACCGGCTCCGAAGCAGCAGGCACAGAATGAGTCTGTCCGTTCCGAAGATACTTGCACCCGCGACATGGCGCGGTTGCTGAGCGTGCGCGCTGAACCGACGCTTGAGGCGATCACCAAGTTCGAGAGGGAATTGGGCTGCGAGCGGCTCCGGTCCCAGCTCCTCCGATTGCGCGAGAGCGTCGCTCCTTGA
- a CDS encoding DUF4399 domain-containing protein: MFAIISDSRGSCGRDCGLCIGKIATMQRLLISVLVPFVGGLMLCHAARAQAQTGGPTPSPPGAAVYFIGLKDGDTLPTKTTLHFGLHGMGVAPAGSDRANSGHHHLIVDSPTPPLNVEIPNDFQHLHFGAGQTEAEISLTPGEHTLQLVFADKNHVPHSPPVISERIKVKVADQTGPAMAQATPAAGGRRPSPKDAKVYFIYPKNGSYISPNPVIRFGLLNMGVAPAGYDKPNTGHHHLLVDAELPPLNQPIPNDFNHLHFGAGQTEAKITLPIGQHKLRLLFADSAHVPHDPAVFSEVINVTVTESGQPPRKRKYRHRSWRSYGY, encoded by the coding sequence ATGTTTGCAATTATTTCAGATTCCCGCGGCTCCTGCGGTCGAGATTGTGGTCTATGCATTGGGAAGATTGCGACGATGCAACGATTGCTCATATCGGTTCTGGTTCCATTTGTCGGCGGTTTGATGCTCTGCCACGCCGCACGGGCCCAAGCCCAAACGGGCGGACCGACGCCGTCGCCGCCTGGGGCGGCCGTCTATTTCATCGGCTTGAAGGACGGCGACACGCTGCCAACAAAGACCACTCTACATTTTGGCCTGCATGGCATGGGCGTTGCGCCGGCAGGTTCGGACCGCGCCAACAGTGGTCACCATCATCTGATCGTTGACTCGCCAACGCCGCCGCTGAATGTCGAGATTCCCAACGATTTCCAGCACCTCCATTTCGGCGCTGGACAGACCGAGGCAGAGATTTCGCTGACGCCCGGCGAGCACACCTTGCAGCTGGTGTTCGCCGATAAGAATCACGTTCCGCATTCGCCGCCGGTGATCTCCGAGCGGATCAAGGTCAAAGTGGCTGACCAAACCGGCCCCGCGATGGCTCAAGCAACTCCCGCGGCGGGCGGACGTCGTCCCTCGCCGAAGGATGCTAAGGTCTATTTCATCTATCCGAAGAACGGCTCCTATATTTCTCCGAACCCGGTTATCCGTTTCGGTTTGTTGAACATGGGCGTGGCGCCGGCGGGCTACGACAAACCCAACACCGGCCATCATCATTTGCTTGTCGATGCCGAGTTGCCTCCACTCAACCAACCGATCCCGAACGACTTCAACCACCTGCACTTCGGGGCTGGCCAGACCGAAGCGAAGATCACGCTCCCGATCGGCCAGCACAAGCTGCGCCTGCTGTTCGCCGATTCTGCCCACGTGCCGCACGATCCAGCAGTGTTCTCCGAAGTCATCAACGTCACCGTGACGGAGAGCGGCCAGCCGCCGAGAAAGCGCAAGTACCGCCATCGCTCCTGGCGGAGTTACGGATATTGA
- a CDS encoding formylglycine-generating enzyme family protein: protein MGSSDTPYEKPEHLISIRKPFAIGRREVTFAEWDLCADTGTCKVRPEDHGWGRGDRPVINVSWEDAKLFVAWLSQKTGQKYRLPSEAEWEYAARAGTKTPFWWGREAGAGHAQCDGCGSPIKQQVVPAGSFRPNGFGLYDTSGNAAEWVEDCWNDSYRNAPKDASPWTSGDCRLRVLRGGNFLSKASDVRSSARFRYDIDVRYYANGFRVVRELP, encoded by the coding sequence ATGGGATCCAGTGACACGCCTTATGAGAAGCCCGAGCACCTGATCAGCATTCGCAAGCCATTCGCCATCGGGCGTCGCGAGGTGACCTTCGCGGAGTGGGATCTGTGCGCCGATACCGGCACGTGCAAAGTGCGCCCGGAGGATCACGGCTGGGGGCGCGGCGACCGCCCAGTAATCAATGTCAGCTGGGAGGACGCCAAACTGTTCGTCGCCTGGCTGTCGCAGAAGACCGGACAAAAATACCGTCTGCCCAGCGAAGCGGAATGGGAGTATGCCGCGCGCGCGGGGACCAAAACGCCATTCTGGTGGGGCAGAGAGGCCGGCGCGGGTCATGCGCAATGCGACGGCTGTGGTAGTCCGATCAAGCAGCAGGTCGTGCCAGCGGGCTCGTTCCGGCCAAATGGCTTTGGGCTCTACGACACTTCTGGCAATGCTGCGGAATGGGTCGAGGATTGCTGGAACGATTCCTATCGCAATGCGCCGAAGGACGCGTCGCCTTGGACGTCGGGCGACTGCCGCCTGCGGGTGCTGCGCGGGGGCAACTTCCTCAGCAAGGCCAGCGACGTCAGATCTTCGGCGAGGTTTCGCTACGACATTGACGTGCGTTACTACGCCAACGGCTTTCGCGTCGTTCGGGAGTTGCCGTAA
- a CDS encoding IS630 family transposase (programmed frameshift) gives MAKPLSMDLRERVLSCIESGVSGRQAAERFGVSPASVSRWRTREREQGDALPKAQGGDRKSHRIDAHQAAIIALLEASPDITIEELRHSLSKQGLSFGYGTIRRFFERHKITPQKKTAHAAEQNRPDVLKDREAWRESQDKLDRDRLVFIDETWASTNMARTHGRCRRGERLRASIPHGHWKTTTCVAALTTNGIIAPWVLDGPINRDAFETYVEKVLVPELPEHAIVIMDNLSSHKGPRIRKMIEAAGATLLYLPPYSPDLNPIENAFAKLKAHLRKAAERTIGGLWDAIGRIVDTYTPAESRNYFAAAGYLQSDRLTL, from the exons ATGGCGAAACCGTTGTCGATGGATCTTCGCGAACGTGTTCTTAGCTGTATTGAGAGCGGCGTTTCAGGCCGGCAGGCTGCTGAGCGATTTGGAGTGAGCCCGGCCAGCGTAAGCCGTTGGCGAACGCGCGAGCGGGAGCAAGGCGATGCTCTGCCAAAGGCTCAAGGCGGTGATCGCAAATCGCACCGGATCGATGCTCACCAGGCGGCGATCATAGCTTTGCTCGAGGCGTCGCCCGATATCACCATTGAGGAATTGCGGCACAGCTTGAGCAAACAAGGCCTATCCTTTGGCTATGGCACGATCCGCCGCTTCTTCGAACGTCACAAGATCACGC CGCAAAAAAAGACTGCCCATGCCGCAGAGCAGAACCGTCCGGACGTTTTGAAGGACCGCGAGGCTTGGCGCGAGAGCCAGGACAAGCTCGACCGGGATCGCCTCGTCTTCATTGATGAGACTTGGGCATCGACCAACATGGCGCGAACACACGGCCGCTGCCGGCGCGGTGAACGCCTGCGGGCCAGCATTCCTCACGGTCACTGGAAAACGACAACCTGCGTAGCCGCCCTCACCACGAACGGCATCATCGCTCCATGGGTGCTCGATGGCCCCATCAACCGCGACGCCTTTGAGACCTATGTCGAAAAAGTGCTCGTCCCCGAGCTGCCGGAACACGCCATCGTCATCATGGACAACCTGTCCAGCCACAAAGGACCACGCATACGCAAGATGATCGAGGCGGCCGGCGCCACGCTCCTCTATCTCCCGCCCTACAGCCCCGACCTCAATCCGATTGAGAACGCCTTCGCCAAGCTCAAAGCACACTTGCGAAAGGCCGCCGAACGGACCATCGGCGGCCTTTGGGATGCGATCGGGCGCATCGTCGACACCTACACGCCCGCAGAGTCTAGGAACTACTTCGCCGCCGCCGGCTATTTGCAATCTGATCGGCTAACGCTCTAG